ATTTGGGCCTGCCTATCACTTATGACAAGCTCTATGCCAAGGACTTTGCTCCTGTGGTGACCAAGGTCGGTAATTGTGTGATGCACTGGAGGGGCAGATATAATACTCAGGCGGGCAAAGTGGCCTTAATTAACGCCTGCCTCTCCTCCCTCCCTATGTTCCTGATGGGATTCTACCTTCTTTCTATGGGCACCCATGCTGGTTTTGACAAACATAGAGGGGCCTTTTATTGGAACGCGGCCGATAACAAGCATAAGTATCGCCTGGTTAAATGGGACACCATATGTAAGCCCAAAAGCCTTGGGGGGCTGGGCATCATTAACACTCTGGTTATGAACAAATGCCTGATCATCAAATGATGGTGGAAGATCATGGACATTCCCTAGGACAAGCCTTTGTGGTTCAGCATCTTAAAGGCGAAATACTTCCCTTCCTGTAGCCCTATGTTTGCTCGTGCGTCTGGGGCATCTCAATTTTGGCGCGATCTTGTTAAACTTCGGCCTACCTTTCAAGGCCTAGTCAAGTATGTTGTTGGCAATGGGAAGTCTACTAGGCTCTGGCTTGATTGGTGGTGCGGGGCCTCTCCGCTGGCCTCTACTTTCCCTGTTTTATTCTCCTACTGTGCAAACCCTCAGATCCCTATCTCTGAGCTTGCGTCGAGTAATTGGGACCTTCAGCTGCGCCACTCCCTCTCTCCTGTAGAGTTGGAAGACTGGCAGCGTCTTGCTGCCCTCTTCCCTTCGCTCTCGGAGGAGGAAGACACAGTTGTGTGGCCCCACTCTCCCTCTGGCCGCTTCTCGGTTAAATCCTTGTATAGCAAACTTATTGAGGGATCCATCACCTCCAAATTTAAGTGGATATGGGAAGCTCGCAtcctaaggatggcaattttacccatgggtacgggtacccgcgggtaccgtacccgcatgggtagggtatgggcataTTTTTATACCCATGGgcagtacccataccctacccgttaagtcatgggtagggtacgGATATAGCCTTGTACCCGCGGGTATACCCATACCCTGCCCACTTGTAAAAATAATGTTAAGTTGTTGTCAATTAATCATTAATTTGTCATGTGACTCGTCTACTCCTATTGACTTATGAGTATGTTGTGGTTTCTAAATTTTGATAGTAGTCTTGCACCCATGTACTTGTTATTGAgcaaacatatttgatttttttttcaaatgtgcTATGAATGAGTGTAAAATTATGAACAACTTGTGTACTATTTGTTCTACccgttgggtacccaatgggtatgggtaACTGTCGGGTATGGGTATGAGTAAAGTTTTAGACCCGTGGGTACatgtatgggtagaattttgtacccactTACTAtatgggtatgggtatgggtatggtattgctctaccctgtccataccctacccattgccatccttatcgCATCCCCCCTAAGATTAAAGTGTTTCTCTGGCAAGCCTCTCGTGGGCGTCTACCTACGGGTGACCAAATCCGTAAACGTAATGGTCCGGGTTCTGACTGCTGTGTTCTATGTGGGACGAGAGAAGATACACCTCATATTTTTTTAACTGTGTCCTGGCTAAGCTGTTTTGGTGTTGTGTCAGATCATGGTTGCATGTCTCCTGGGCTCCGACCTCCTTTGCGGACTTACGAGCCTTGGCTAATTCTTTGGTTGGGGCCCAGAGGAGATTGTTTTGGGTCGGCTTTGCTGCCATGTGTTGGTCCTTATGGACGACAAGGAATAAATTTACTATCGAACATGTCTTTCCTGCTAAGCATGCCGATTGCTTATTCAAGACTTGTATATTcctgcagcagtggagattattgactaagaAGGAGGACAGGGATGCATTTGACGCCATGTTGGCCAAGATCCGAAATTCTGCTATCTCCATCCTTCCAAACCAAGCGGGGCCGTAGACGTCGTTGCGTTGCTACGTTTTCTTTTCCTCttccggcctgcgtgccgtgtactGGCCTGGGAGCCATGTACGTAGACTTCCTTCTTCGTGTTCTGGCTTCATACTTTGGCATCTGTGTGTTGGTTGTCTGGGTCCTTGTtaactctgcctggtggctttatgtATAAAGTCGGGCtatggccttttctctaaaaaaaacaaGTACAACAGACTCGCATTTTATTTCCATCTATGTTCCAGGAAGGAAACATCTTCAACTCCCTTTCAAAGCCCTGACCTTGCAACGAAGAAAATACATATGATTTCTATCTATCTATATCCCCAACAAAGAAATCATTTTATATTGATTAGATAGTGAGTAAATATATGATTTAGACCTCTTTATTTACATAATAAACTTTATAAATATGGTCTTAAACCTATAACTGAAATGagtgataaaaataaaataaaatgatgtgTCAACATGCACGGCTTGTTTAGATGTGTCAATGTACATGGGTTTGACAATATACTGaggaaagagaaaaaaataaaatgagttGGACAGAGTTTAGCAGATTGTGCCTCAATTGTGTTCATGTGAAGTTCACAGTTGCCGGAAGTCATAATCAATTGGAAGCATAAGGCATGCCTCACACCAAGCAATTGGAATAAACAATCACCACCAATATCTCCAAGTGATGTATCGTCTGATGGAAATAAAATTGTTTTGTGGCTAAAAAAATATGTTCCACTAAATAAATCGTGCGAAGTATACTTCATCTCACGCTGCAGGTGGGGGTGGGACTAAGAATCCCATCCCACTTAAATTGCATTAGTGGATTTCCACTGGACCGGCAGAATATTAAGTGGGCTAACCCTATTAGCCCATTGGAACCCACCCTAACCCCACTTGTTATGAGAGGATAGAGCAACCCGCCCGAGCGCACAAATTCCAGTTCCTGCTATGAAAAGGGTGCGGAGGTCGCGCGCGAGGCGGCcgagcagggcggcggcggcaaggcagGCGAAGACGCGCCCGGAGCCGGGCTGGCCCTGCGTGACGTGGCGGGAGGCGGAGGTGAGGCCGGCAAGGCCGGAGCGGACCAGCGCGGCGAGCTCGTCGGCCGCCGGCTGCAAGTCGGGgatgggcggggcggggcggccgagGAGGCGCGCGGCCCTGGACCACGCGCAGAGCACCGCCAACAGGAGGAGCAGCACGTCGGCGGCCAGCGAGACGGCCGTGTATCCGGAGGCGCGGTTGAAGAGGATCCAGGAGGCGACGGCGGCCGCCAGCAGCAGCGCGCTCAGGTTCGCCCGGCCTCGCCGCCACAGCACCACGTCCGCCAATGCGAATGATCGATCGATTGGttgattcattcattcattcaagTTTGCGATTGCTATGACTCGGTTGCTTGCTAGCTGATACATGGATGAGGCGGAGAAGATAAGAGGAGGAGCATGAGGTTAATTACCGACCGAATTGTCCGGCGtggtgatggcggcggcgatccATGTCCATGGATGATTCGAGGCAGACCGAGAGGAGAGGGTTTGGTACTGGCCGGGTTGGAATTTGTTTGATGAATGATCAAAGGAGGGAGACGTGCAATTCACTTTCCCAAATGCTGCAAATTGCAATTTTTCGCTGGAAAGAAAGAAACCGGAAATCGCAATTTTTCTCAGTTATGCATATGATGCATCTGTTAAGTGGGATCCCACTTATTCCCACCTATTATGCGCTAGTTTTGATGGGACATCCACTTCTTTTCCATCAAGCCGTGTTGGGACTAGGTGGATCAAGGTGGGATTCCCAGGAACAGTCCCACTTGCAGCGTTAACTTCATCTATTACAAAACATAGGACTTTAACCGGCCAAATTATGTTCCTAACTGGTTGCGGCGGAACAGTGAAGTCGTCAAGGACATGTCCTGCCCGTCGATGAGAAGAAGCGACAGTAGTCGGAACATCGGCATTTGTACTGCCACAGTTGAATGTGTTGATTTTAAAAGCTTGGGACTGTCAGTTTCGTCTCGGTCGCTCGTCGACGGCGCCAGCACGTTGCTACTTCCTGGCGACACATGCACCATTTCTCCACGTCGCACTTTGACGAAAAAGGGTTTCTCcggctttgtattacaaagcaaccaaccgatacaGTCAACGATAGGTGCTGGGACGAAAGCAGCACAGACACGCGTAAAAGAAATGAGagagaaaatacaaaagaaacAAACGCCGACAACGACGGATCGACAAAAACACGAAGAAGCCTCGCAACCACTGCGCCCACCGGAGATCTCCCACCAAGCTCGTGGACTCTGAAGCGCCGGTATCAATCAACGCCTCCAATAAGGGACGCGACGATACCGACACtgtgccaagggtttcccccggtacgcgacgAAGAGAGAAGGGTAGCCCCCGACACCCTTCAGGAAGGTCCGGCAGCACCCTCAGGTGCCACCGGGTCAGTATCGGCCAGgccgacagggatttctcccgatcccgaCCTTCACCTCGGGCGCTTCGAAGCCCGCCAACGAAAccgaccaccaccctgcgccaCCATGGTCTTGAAGCTTCTCACGCCATCTCACCACGGCACCACGAAGAGAGGTCTGCATACcgaagaagaggagccgggactagAGGCAACAACATCGTCAGCACGCGGGAGGGTCCCACCTCCACCATCAacgacggtagccgaccggacgcaatagcaggagtACACCAGGCCCAtgggcccacaggcccggccgggccACCCAaggcccgtaaagctcccgccttcACGCTGCAGCAAGCACGCCGACGGCGACGCCGCCCCCGGTCCGAGCTGCTCCACGTCCGCAACACGCGGAAGACAACTAAGCTATGCCGGTGGCCgacccgctaggacccagatggggcccgcagggcccagatctgggccgggggtgCGCCGTCGGCCACCCCGCGCAACCAAGTTGCCCCGNNNNNNNNNNNNNNNNNNNNNNNNNNNNNNNNNNNNNNNNNNNNNNNNNNNNNNNNNNNNNNNNNNNNNNNNNNNNNNNNNNNNNNNNNNNNNNNNNNNNNNNNNNNNNNNNNNNNNNNNNNNNNNNNNNNNNNNNNNNNNNNNNNNNNNNNNNNNNNNNNGCGGGGAGAGAAGATCCCACCGCCGCCGACACCACCCGGGCCAGAGCCGGGGGCGGCAGGGAGGGATGATGTGTGGTGAAGGACAAGGGAGCAGGCGCGCTGGCCGCCCTGGCCgcctcccggggaggcggcgcaAGGGCGGAAACAGGGAGGGAAGGGAGGAGCGGGGGGAGAGCCACCCGGATCTGGCCTGCGCGCTGGCGGGGCTCGCCGGTTCCGGCCGGGATCGAGcaggggaggtggtggcggtgacGAGGGTTAGGAGCGAGGGGACGAGAGCGTCTCGACGTCGCACTTAGGCTCCACTGCCGCCGTGCCACCTTCTTCGGCGAGCTCGCCCTGTTGAACGAGACACTACTCATGCCGAGCAAGTCGTCGAGACGGCCTACACCTACCCAGCGAGCACGCCCATGACACGGCCGTCGCCATCAATAAGCAAACCCcaacggcggccatggcggccaggTACGGATCGATCACACACTGGAAGCTGCAACGCGGTCAAATCACTGAAGAATTCACATGTCATCTGACTCGACTCCGTTGTTGTTCATGGACAAAGGAACTAGCACTTGGGTAAGTTGTAGGTGCAGCCGTGGGTAACTGATCTCAAACCATAAGCTATTGTTTTTTAGTTGTTGAAGTTAACAACTTGTCCGGCGATGAACTCCGATGGTCTTTTGGGTGATGTACAGATCATTTATGTGCATTTGATTGTCCGTTTGATGCCGATTTCGTTGTGCGTTGTTTATCACATAGAGTAGCTCTTATGTTGCATGCATAGTATGAATATAGGGTGCCGGATATAAGTTACATGCATGTGATGAAAAAAATTTAAGACATGACCGGTGAGTGCTTGCAAACACATCCGGGTGGCTCGTCCAGAGGCAGACCGGATTTTTCCGCTGTGGATGCTCTTACCCCTTAATAAAAAAACATTCCACCGCGTTACGCGGGGAATAAGAAATCTCGTCACTGCGTGTGGTCTGGGCTAAACCGACCTACAGCAGCTGCACGGTCCTTCACGTTTGTACGTGTTCGATGATCGAAACACACGGTATAACTTGGAAGAAAAAAAGACGCGGTGGTCCACACATGGTCCTCCGAGTATATATATAACCCTATATATATActcggagggagtacaatgcagaGAACTTGTATATGTGTCAATCTCGTCTTCCAGTGAATCCAAAAGAATCACCAGCTGTAATGCCTCAACCCCGCGTGTGCTATGTGACCTATGAGTCCTTCACGGTTGTATTCGATGAGATCGATGAACGGAAACACGCAGTAGCTTTGAACTCCAGATGGGTCCGTCCATGTGATcccatgttgtcatttgatgaccaTGGAGTACAAAGAAGACTACATGGTCTACAGATGGCTGAACGGGTTGTCGTTTATAGTACTTGACTAGCTTTCCCCGTCAACCAAATTGTCGGACGAGGCAGCAGCCCGTGAAGACTCGAGTCAAAGCATGAATGGGACACGGACCGGTGACTAATTTTCCACGTCAAGCTAAAATTGTTAACACAAACATGGGGCCAGCGGCAAAGACATTTTTGTTGTTCATACAGCAGATAAACCGGAGAGTAGAGGAAAACAGCGGCTCAGTCAATGCACTGTGCCAACTACTCCACCCACCTTCAGAGTTCAGaccatatatacacacacatatgcAGGGAAGTAGTATAGATATAGAACTGGTCTTCTCCTAAATTTGCCAACTGCAATGCCTCGCACGGCTACTCATCTCACCTCGCTCTTGGTGACCTTAGGTTTCCTTGCAGAAATCCTTCTACTTCCACATTGCTCTCATGCCATTTCAGTCAACAGAAGTGCCTTGCAGCAGGTCCCTGCACGATGCCGCGAGGATCAGGCTGCCGCGCTCCTCGGGGTGAAGCGTTCCTTCAACTTCAGCAGTCCCTACCTATCGGCCACCACGACACTGTCATCATGGAGAGAGGGCACAGACTGCTGCAGCTGGGAGGGCGTTGGCTGTGACAATGTTACCGGGAGGGTCACTGCACTCGACCTCCCGGAGCGGAACCTGTATGTCGGCGACTTCCACGCTTCCCTCTCCAGGCTTACCTCTCTCCGGTACCTCAACCTTGCCTCCAACTGGTTTACCAGCTCCCAGCTTCTGATGTATGGTTTCGAGAGCTTGACACAGCTGACCTACCTCAACCTGTCACATTGCAAATTTGTTTCTCAGGTCCCAGTGAATATCTCACGGCTAACCAACCTGGTCACCCTTGACCTTGGCAACACTGGCATGAAGTTTGATCTCCATCCATCGACCATAATGGCCAACCTTAGCAAGCTGAAGGAGCTCCATCTCGATGGTGGTGGCATAACCAGCACAACACCAGAGTTCTTCAAGGCACTTGCCAGCCACTTCCCTCTTCTTGAGATCCTTAGATTAGGCTGGTGTGGCCTCTCTGGTCCAATCCACCCATCCTTATCAAGCCTCCACTCTCTAACGGTGATTTATCTTGGTGCAAATTCTTTAACCGGTCCTCTGCCTGATTTGTTCACTCCTTCCAATTTCCCTTTTCTACGAGAACTTGTGCTCGGTGGTAACAACTTCGAGCCTGGAACATTCCCTCTTGGGATCACTGGGCTTAAGAATCTCATGGTCCTCGACCTTTCAGAGATGAACCTCATGGGGCCCCTCCCCGACTCCTTTGGGAACCTCATGTCACTCACTGAATTACACATCAGTGTGAACAGCTTCTCCGGCAGGCTACCTTGGGCCCTCAGCAATCTGACAAACTTGATCATATTGGACTGTCAGCATTCTGGTTTGTCTGGGCAGATTCCATGGCTTACAAGCTTGACACGACTTGAAAGCGTATCGCTCGCCAACAACAACTTCACAGGTAAGTTGGTACTATTGAAAAGATTGCAGCTTGCTAAATCATCTACCTATCAAGTGTGTTATATCGTTATTTGGATAGATACAAGGAGGGGGAATCGATGTGGGCCAGATGAATCCTGCCATTTTCTTAGGCACATCACATTGCTATCAAATATTATACAATGACAGCTGTAAATACTTCCCTGTTTTAGTTTATATATATCCAAAAAGAGTGACCGGTTAACAGTGTGTTTGTTCTACCTGAGTTTTAGTGTATCCTGATCTAGTTAGCACTCTACTTTGTTAAAAACCTAAACTTTTCAAGACTTTGCAGAAAGGGGTGTGTGCACCTTTAAATGGAGAGCCCGTGGAGGTGCTATTCTCCATTATCTAAAAATAATAATTTGTGCAAAAGAATTGTATTGTGTAAATTTCAAAAACTACCTATGTTATATCAAATACTCGTGAACTAGAAATTTAGCGTGTCTTTGGTTTAAAGGGGTTCCATGGGAATATTTAGAGTATTATTCCTTAAACATTTTTACTACAGAGCTTGTGCTTTATCGTATGGTTTATTTGACAATTATTTTAGACAGTGATATTTTCAAGATAATCGGCATGCTTTATTCCTTCCAAAATTTACAAGATGCAAGCAACATCCGGAGGGTTTAACAACCACATGGGCCAAGCTTCCCTGTTTTCTTTGCTGTCATCTTAATTTCCTGAGGTCATGACAAGTGACTGCAAATTAAGAAATACTCGTAGAAAACAAATACTCTTAGATCTGAAGTTACACGGTCCTTGTCTACCAGTTTCATGATTAACACAATTTTCTTTGACAGGGCCGGTTCCTCTTGATGGACATATGTACCCACATCTCACAGAGGTGGATTTAAGCAATAATTCACTGTCGGGGACAGTTCCAGCATCCTTGTTCACTCAGCCAGCATTGCAGACACTGCAACTCGAGGCAAATCAACTGTCTGGTGCTATTGACGAATTCCAAAATCCATCAGCTACACTGACCTTGGTTGACTTGAGCTACAATCAGTTGACAGGTGCAGTTCCAACTTCATTTTCGTATCTCACTGCTCTTCAGACCCTGGAACTTGAGCACAACAATTTCACGGGTACCTTGGATCTAAACACATTCTTGAGGCTAAGGAACCTCAGTGAGATATCAGCCTCCTATAACCCATTGTTATCTGCCTCAGGGGATGGTAATGAAGTCGAAGCTTATAGTAATAGCAGTCTTTCTAGCCTGGACCTAGCATGTTGTAACCTAACAAGGTTGCCCCTTGTGGTTAAATATCTACCTGAACTACAATATTTGGATCTCTCTTCCAATCAAATTCATGGTGAAATACCTGACTGGATTTGGAGAAACATGAGCTCCTTGAACCTCTCTCACAACCACTTCACCACCGTGGGTCAGCCCCAACACTATGTTACTATAAGGTTATCCATCGATCTTAGCTTCAATATGCT
Above is a window of Triticum aestivum cultivar Chinese Spring chromosome 6B, IWGSC CS RefSeq v2.1, whole genome shotgun sequence DNA encoding:
- the LOC123139563 gene encoding reticulon-like protein B12 — encoded protein: MNQPIDRSFALADVVLWRRGRANLSALLLAAAVASWILFNRASGYTAVSLAADVLLLLLAVLCAWSRAARLLGRPAPPIPDLQPAADELAALVRSGLAGLTSASRHVTQGQPGSGRVFACLAAAALLGRLARDLRTLFIAGTGICALGRVALSSHNKWG
- the LOC123138935 gene encoding receptor like protein 22-like → MPRTATHLTSLLVTLGFLAEILLLPHCSHAISVNRSALQQVPARCREDQAAALLGVKRSFNFSSPYLSATTTLSSWREGTDCCSWEGVGCDNVTGRVTALDLPERNLYVGDFHASLSRLTSLRYLNLASNWFTSSQLLMYGFESLTQLTYLNLSHCKFVSQVPVNISRLTNLVTLDLGNTGMKFDLHPSTIMANLSKLKELHLDGGGITSTTPEFFKALASHFPLLEILRLGWCGLSGPIHPSLSSLHSLTVIYLGANSLTGPLPDLFTPSNFPFLRELVLGGNNFEPGTFPLGITGLKNLMVLDLSEMNLMGPLPDSFGNLMSLTELHISVNSFSGRLPWALSNLTNLIILDCQHSGLSGQIPWLTSLTRLESVSLANNNFTGPVPLDGHMYPHLTEVDLSNNSLSGTVPASLFTQPALQTLQLEANQLSGAIDEFQNPSATLTLVDLSYNQLTGAVPTSFSYLTALQTLELEHNNFTGTLDLNTFLRLRNLSEISASYNPLLSASGDGNEVEAYSNSSLSSLDLACCNLTRLPLVVKYLPELQYLDLSSNQIHGEIPDWIWRNMSSLNLSHNHFTTVGQPQHYVTIRLSIDLSFNMLGGAVPFPLGASDLDFSNNKFSSIPPSNFLQQFEVALSINLANNELSGAIPYSECQSGYRALQILNLSGNNFSGLVPPYLLKGCHELAVLNLRGNRLNGTWPDDIDESCNLRLIDLHGNHIQGRLPRSLARCQYLLALDIGGNRFVDSFPVWLGQLQELQILVLRYNNFHGPLSIPSLVRNNSTARFFSRVQIIDLAGNGFSGDLPPDFFKSFNSMVWDPKGVAEYDNIVLVEDGRSIYQVAVDVAMKQQYMRVANVRTELVVIDLSSNQFSGFIPRSIGNLTLLHVVNLSRNAFSGKIPRELGQLARMESLDLSWNHLTGKIPQELATLTTLEWLNVSYNDLSGRIPSGSQFSTFTSSSFQGGNRGLYGCPLLVKCNLTFVPSPSSLLPTPVPEGSLFDDIVLWLFVGVGFGVGFALTIVLQVVCSGRRKKIARS